One window of the Pempheris klunzingeri isolate RE-2024b chromosome 10, fPemKlu1.hap1, whole genome shotgun sequence genome contains the following:
- the hnmt gene encoding histamine N-methyltransferase, protein MASSLRSLVDDDSRYQKSFQLFLERSSEHECMRDFIHNKLPDILASIGDGKSHLNVIGVGSGAGEIDLEMLSQLHLKHPGVTVDNEVVEPSSQQLHNYRVLVSQKPGLDYIKFTWNKMTASEFEEQWKVKKMTKKADFIHMLQMLYYVKDPGATISFFQGLLNKKGKLLIILVSGESGWGKLWRTYRNQLCNTEISQCVTTEDIRSFLDSKGVRYESYELPSQMDISECFTEGDEKGELLLDFLTEVMDFSKAASPELKSGVLELLRHPDCSVESDGKVMFNNNLEVIVIEQLT, encoded by the exons ATGGCATCTTCGCTTAGGAGTCTGGTTGATGATGATAGCAGGTACCAGAAATCCTTCCAGCTTTTTCTGGAGCGCTCCTCTGAACATGAGTGTATGCGGGACTTCATCCACAACAAGCTGCCAGATATACTGGCCAG CATTGGAGATGGAAAGTCCCATCTAAATGTGATTGGAGTTGGAAGTGGAGCTG GTGAGATTGACCTGGAGATGCTGTCCCAGCTTCATTTGAAGCACCCAGGGGTGACAGTGGATAATGAGGTGGTGGAGCCTAGCAGCCAGCAGCTACATAACTACAGAG TTTTGGTGTCACAGAAACCCGGTTTAGATTACATCAAATTTACCTGGAACAAGATGACCGCCTCTGAGTTTGAGGAGCAGTGGAAAGTGAAAAAGATGACCAAGAAGGCTGACTTCATTCACATGTTACAG ATGCTGTACTATGTGAAGGATCCTGGAGCTACCATCAGCTTCTTCCAGGGTCTCCTCAACAAGAAAGGGAAGCTTCTTATCATCCTAGTGTCTG GTGAGAGTGGTTGGGGAAAGCTGTGGCGGACCTATAGGAACCAGCTCTGTAACACAGAAATAAGTCAGTGTGTGACTACTGAAGACATCAGAAGCTTCCTGGACTCTAAGGGAGTGAGATACGAGAGCTACGAGCTGCCATCCCAAATGGATATCAGCGAGTGTTTCACTGAGGGGGATGAGAAGGGAGAGCTGCTGCTTGATTTTCTCACTGAGGTGATGGACTTCAGTAAGGCGGCCTCACCTGAGCTGAAATCTGGTGTCTTGGAGTTACTGCGGCACCCAGATTGTAGTGTAGAGTCTGACGGCAAAGTTATGTTTAACAACAACCTTGAAGTGATAGTCATAGAGCAGCTCACTTAA
- the LOC139208491 gene encoding histamine N-methyltransferase A-like, which yields MAVEAKQTCYEGSVVRNFQFYLEHSGEHSAILQGVHNILPGELKRIGAGKSSLDVLGVGSGGGEVDTQMLALLQSIFPAVPITADIVEGSSMLIDNFKALVAKTPGIQKIPFTWHVMNSENYGKEVKAKGCMKRFDFIHMIQMIYYVDNLADTIKFYHSLLKDNGTLMIMVEAASSGWNTLWKTYHKELCISTLTEYRSSADVIACLEKQGLKYEEHAVPNSFDITECFDPSSQTGAQLLDFMTASEHFQQSFTPEIRAGILDLLRNKCSTIKDGMVLFNSDISCLLVHA from the exons ATGGCTGTAGAAGCAAAGCAGACTTGTTATGAGGGCAGTGTTGTCCGGAATTTTCAGTTCTACCTCGAACATTCAGGGGAGCACAGTGCCATTCTCCAGGGTGTTCACAACATTCTGCCAGGAGAACTGAAAAG AATTGGAGCAGGTAAAAGCAGCCTGGATGTTCTTGGTGTCGGAAGTGGTGGAG GGGAGGTGGATACCCAGATGCTCGCTCTGCTGCAGTCTATATTCCCTGCTGTTCCGATCACTGCTGACATTGTGGAGGGTAGCTCTATGCTCATAGACAACTTTAAAG CTTTGGTAGCAAAGACCCCAGGCATTCAGAAGATCCCATTTACATGGCATGTCATGAATAGTGAGAACTATGGGAAGGAAGTCAAAGCAAAGGGATGCATGAAGAGATTTGACTTCATACACATGATTCAG ATGATCTACTATGTGGATAACTTGGCAGATACTATTAAGTTCTACCACAGCCTTCTGAAGGACAATGGCACGCTTATGATCATGGTTGAAGCAG CCAGCAGTGGCTGGAACACCCTGTGGAAGACTTATCACAAGGAACTCTGCATCAGCACCCTCACTGAGTACCGCTCATCAGCAGACGTCATTGCCTGTCTGGAGAAGCAGGGTCTGAAATACGAGGAGCACGCCGTTCCCAACTCCTTCGACATCACCGAGTGCTTTGATCCAAGCAGCCAGACTGGAGCACAGCTGCTGGATTTCATGACAGCGAGCGAGCACTTCCAGCAGTCCTTCACCCCAGAGATCAGAGCAGGCATATTAGACCTTCTAAGAAACAAGTGCAGCACTATAAAAGATGGCATGGTACTCTTCAACAGCGATATCAGCTGCTTACTCGTTCATGCTTGA